The following is a genomic window from Maniola hyperantus chromosome 15, iAphHyp1.2, whole genome shotgun sequence.
TTGaggaaattaattaaaattaccaaAAAAGACGATGAAATTTCTGGGGGGAGCATCGTCCGTTCTGGGAGGTGCCTTGATGGAAACTTGATAACCTGGAAAACAGTTTTAATAGGCCCATGTTCCATCAtacatgttattttttttactaggtGTACCTAAAGTTATGGTTGACTGCAATATGAGCTAAACTAATCCTACCTATTTACtatgtatctaataataattttctaaaaAGTGCCAGATATTTTTCTACTTCATGCAATGATCACACCCCCGACATTTCATACAAGTGAACCGATTTGATCATCTACTACTGACGAGTACAGTGCTATACATAAATtgagcgggacaaggacaacgctTTACATATGTATACCTATATGCGTACCCTTACGTTGCGGGGGAGTGAGTGTCGCTTCTTTACGTAATAATTAGTAATTCtttggtaaaattattattggaaACGGGTACCGCTCGTGCATCCAGGTATATTAAGATAAATCTACCCAGCCCTATTGGAAAACTGGTGGCTACCATCGAATTCTCCTATCagctaagtaaaaaataattgcgCTTGCCAACCGACAATTGAAACCAAGATCATATTTTGTGATTTGCTCATATGTATTAtctaactactaggctacaGTGCATATTAAAGTTAATTATGTTTAATCACGTGTACAGGCAATCTAAAATCGCAAATGTTTACTAACCTGTCTTAAGTaaaatcacttttttgtcttGCTTCAAATTCTGCACAAATTTCTCTTGGCCATCGTCATAGTAATCATAATCTGATATTGGTTTGCCCACTCTGCCTGACTCTTCCAACTTTTGCACCGTGGGCTTTCTGAATTTTTCTATCGGTCTTTTTTCTgtaccgacagtcctctgtatAGTTTGGACCGATTCCTTCAGATCACTATCTTTTACAACAGGAATATCCTTAACTGGTATTTTTTCGAAGGGTTTTATTGTGGTTCTTCTTGGTTTAAGCGTGGTTTGTGGAAGAGCTGAAGTGGGCGACTGTGTGGTGGATATTCTTCTGTTGACAAACTTCCTTCTTACTGGTTTCCTGCTTGAGGGTTGTGGTGTTGTTACTTTCGGTGACAGGTATTGGTATTCATCTGAAACGTAATAGTATGTATTAAATGTTAAAGTGGCAGACTcaattaaaaatgattttattttatttgagttACAATAAATGATGTAACATTCGTGGATGATTCTTTCAcgttttgccatttatgtatatGCATTACATTTTTATAACCAATATCACTCACCACAGTTTAAACATTAAAATGCTACATTCTATTCAAAAACACAAATACATGAAAAGTTTAATACGTACCGTCATAAGACTTAGTCACGGGTGATTCCAGAAGGTATTCCCTGGTGAAGTACGAAGGCTCTCGCAAGCCCTGTCCACCAGTCGAGTACCCGAAGACTAACGAGGCCGGAATCTTGTCGCTAGACGCATCGTATCTAGCAGTAGATGGAGCCTCACTCGGACTGAACCTCACTGTCGATTTGTCATTCACTTCATCTATATTCACTAAATTGGGGGAAAATCCTGCTGGTCGCGACACTCTGCTTGTAAACCCTGTAGGATAAGTTGGGGACACATCCCTTTCGGTATTAGTATACTTCAGAGTTGATTCTCTAAAATTCACTGTAGCTGTAGTAGGATTTGTGGTTGAAAATCCAGTTCTGGATGCCCTTGGTTCGTAATTACTGCTAGTATACGGTAGAAGAGTAGATTCTGTCGGGAAGTTCGTGTATCGAGCAGTAGATTCTCCTGAGCCTTCAGAACCTAAGCTTAAAGTTACGCCGGGTATAGTTGGGTCTGTATTTGTTGCATCAAATGTAGGTCTTGAAAATCTGCTGGTGTACGCTCTAGTGGTGGTGAAAGCTGGTAGACTTGTGTCAGTATCTAGTGAGGATTTAGTGGAGGAAGGTACTTCGTCTGTTTGAAGTGAGGCGTAGGTGCCTGTTGGCGTTTCAGCAAACTTGACGCTTGTCGTATAGGACGGTGTGCGTGTGTATGCATCATATGACTGGGTCCTAGTATAGTCTTCGGTGTACTCTGGGCTAGTGAATTTGTAGTCTACAATGGTTTGGGCAGGccttcgcgtggatttgggcTCGTCGTCGTAGTCTGGTATGACTGGTACCGGTGCTCCTAGGAGCTGGTGTGCAGCCAACGCTACAGCAGTTTCTGCGCTGATATCtggaaatattttataaattaaaatgtgactTCATCTAAACCCAATGATTTCCtgcatatttataataattatttcctgTTTCTTGAACCTGGGGCTCGAATCAACTGAAAGCATTCAATCccaaaatattttagtaattgCCCACATCACAACACCTATCCAGAAATGGCGTATTTTCAGGTAGTCTTGCAAGAGTATAGGTGCAATTCTCGGGTTTAGGAGGAAAGTGAAACTTGCGAAACCACGCTCGATTCTGGAATCCTCATCTTGGCGCCTAGAATCACGTGAACACCCGTATGAATTTTGATTGAGACAATTTGTGAAATGAGCTTTTTCCGAACAACGCTGTTCGTACATAGGAGGGAGGCCAACATGGCCCAGTGCTACAAAGAGTAAAcgatttagataggtaccttcTTGGTAGTGTGTAGTAGTAGTAATGGTAGTCTTTCCCTCCGTAGTAACATCAATCTCTTCAGCACTAGACTTGATTCTCAGGATCTCATCGAGCTGGTTCTGCTTGAAGCTGGAGCTGTATTTCTTGCTCTGTCTCTTTTTCTCCTCCTCGTTAGTGGCCGCCTGGTTCTGGTCTTCACTCTTCAGTTGGACCAACGGTCGACGACGTTGGACGTTGGTGGTTGGTCGTTGGGTTGTGCTTGGTTTGAGTGATGGATCTTCTATAGCGTCTATgtgtaatataagtaggtatattttatttcgtaattcaataaaaatattttaaagttaaacAAAGCGATCATATAAAagttaattaactttatttaacaataaatgaGGCAAGCCTAGTTAAGTGATGACTAACAAGTCAGGCCTAGTCctagtcctagacctagacctaggtctacttaatccatactataatattataaatgcgaaagtgtgtctgtctgtctgtctgtctgtctgctagtctttcacggcccacccgttcaatcgattttgatgaaatttagtacaggtatagcttgcatcccggggaaggacataggctactttttatcccggaaaatcaaagagttccaatgggatttttaaaaacctaaatccacgcggacgaagtcgcgggcatcatctagttgttattatttgttctatatctgtattattaatatttttctgtgttccttatataatatattatattccttattgtataatttatgtcagcactcagcaacttcaaggcaataaaatttatgatttatgataagcgttccttttttcaatttaaggtacggaaccctaaaaatcaataaaGCAAAGGGTAAAGTATACCTATGTCGCCGATATCGATATCCTGCAGGAACTCGTCGCTCTCAAGCAGCGCGGTGGTGGgcttggtggtggtggtggtggtggtgctgAACAGAGGCCGGCGGCGGCTCGCCACGCGGAACGGCCCGCGGCGCAGCGGCACCAGCGATGTTGGCTTCGCTGTGGTTGTGGATGCTGTTGACAATAATTTTCTTCTTTAGTCCTATTATATAAACGTAAAGGAAAGCGAGAGCTGGTGATAGCctcgtggttaggacgtccgccttctaatcggaggtcgggggttcaatcccgggcacgcacctctaactttttggagttatgtgtgttttgattaattaaatatcaggaaacctgcatgcctgagagttctccatattgttctctaaagtgtgtgaagtctaccaatccgcacatgattAGCGCTGTAgcctacggccaaaacccttctcactctgagaggagacaccttgttctgtagtgagccggcgatgggtagatcatgatgatgatgatgatgatgaaagcaaAGCGTAGTGTTGGAGACCCCCGCTGTGGACAGACGACTTTAAACTAGTCGCAGGTGCAGgtagccgctagattcaggcggcacaggaccaatttcgaatgttttttaaaaacatgtttgtaATTAGTCAGTGACTTAAAATACTTAACGCCTACTgaagtttttgtctctgtcatttgtattgAATTATGTGACAGAGAGAGCACTACACTAACTTCTTTCCTTGGATAGAGTATAGCTATAAATATAGAAGGACTACTAgctaaaatacttattttctcAGTTTGAGTTGTACAACAAGAACACTCCTTATTAATCATTTGTAttgtattgaaatatttttttaaattttttttattcagatacttgttagtccttgactgcaatctcaccaggtggtaagtgatgatgcagtctaagatgatagcgggctaacctggaaggggtatggcagtttttattaaacccatacccctttggtttctacacggcatcgtaccggaacgctaaatcgcttggcggcacggctttaccggtagggtggtaactagccacggccgaagcctcccaccagaacagaccagaaatttagaaattataaaattccaaacccctgccaggaatcgaacccgggacctcccactattaagaccacagcgctcaccactgcgccagggaggtcgtcaaaatgtaacagagagagcactatactaacttcttacCGTGGATAGAGTACCTATAGCTATAAATAGAAGGACTAGCTCAGTTATTTTCTCAGTTTGAGTTGTACAACAAGAACGGTCCTTGTTAATTCGAAGCATTGTTCGTTGCTTACAGACCGATATATAACCGGAAATGACTCTCCAGTCTCCGAAACTACAAACGCGTGCATAACACTTAGATCCGAGAGGTTACAAGCTATTCCAAACAATAGCAGTATCACCTTGTTGTGAAAACAGACATAATATATACGTACTTATATGAAAGGATAAAGGATTACATGAAGGATAAAGGACAATGCCTATTTTTGTAGGACATATAAGCCCTACTAAACATAAACccaaagctgtggtagcctagtggttaggacgtccgccttccaatcggaggtcgggggttcgatcccgggcacgcacctctaacttttcggagttatatgcgtttttaagtaattaaaatatcacttgctttaacggtgaaggaaaacatcgtgaggaaacctgcatgcctgagagttctccataatgttctcaaaggtgtgaagtctgccaatgccaaggccagcgtggtagactatggccaaaacccttctcactctgagaggagacccgtgctctgtagtgagccggcgatgggttgatcgtgggTGAAACATAAGcccaactaggtggatggacTTAATTCGATCCGCaacaaacacgcctgtctctgtgtgtgcacataatgccaacaacagaagtcgctggagggagatcgcacgagcagcagtgaaaaATGCATGAGATGAACAAAAATGAATTTTACATACACCGAATTGTATTTCAAACTCGACTGAGTAGGCATgtctaaaaagttaaaatgttcgcaagtaaataggtaaatatattaaaactataaaataggaCCACAATTACTAGCCTTACTCCTTACCCGGGTTGCAAcgtgtaagctacctctgtaccaaacgtcaaaatcggtttaacgggtgaaccgtgaaaatctagctgacagacaaacagacagacactttcgcattgataatattaaGTACGGATGAATTTCAAAACTAAGTagaattagtttttaattaagttGTCAAGTTTAAACGCAAACAATCAACTATCCATATAAAGCCCTACAAAAACATTAATCAATGGTGTAATCAATGTTGTTATTGTACATTGATTGCTCTCATTTCTTTCCATACATTTCATAATGAGGCATGTAGCGGCTAAAATGCTGCACTCAAGTTATCATTAGTCGTTACTTTCAGAGCGAGGGAAATACTTAACTAGAAATGAAACTTGTTTGTAGATTGCTGTTTTTGCTCTCGAGAAACGTGTAATGGGACAAGTTTCATATtgtaaatgtattttttataataagtatgccTGCTTATGAGAGTTTATGTAAGAGAAATCTTGAATAAATATTATCTCTGATGTATATGGTATTGTAAATAATCAAGACATCTATAAAATTATACTCTTGACTCTTATTATTTCGTCTAAATATTTGAAGTTCAAAAGATTTTAACTTTTGATTAAATAGCGGTTATTTTTTTGAGTAAAATATACCTTACATCCCATCAAAAACATCAAAACACTCAACACCTATTAGTTTGGATGTGTTTCGATTTTTATATAAGAAGTATATATTCGGGCTTACTACCAAATTTTTTTACTTCAACTTGACACACATAAGCACGCTTTACAACAATTAGTCATGGTTCAAATGATGTAACGAGCGTCGTTTTAGCCCCTTACGTTACACAACGGAAAATTCGCGGAGGAAATGCCTCTGTGACAAGAGCGTGTGAAACAACAGGCAACAGGGCTAAATGACGTTACAAAATGGGTCACATTCTCACGACATAAATTTTGCACATACTTTTTATATCTTTGACCATACAACATTATGTCGATCTGCGCTTTGACGAGCTAGAATGGCGACGTCGCACCGgaaatcaaacgagttgcaAACAACATTAGTTTAAAGCTCTGTTGCGGCGTCACCGTCGTTGTTCTCGAATGACGTTTCTATATTTTGCATAGTACATTAATCTGACGCTCTGTTGCGGCGTCACTGACGTAGCGTCACTGAAGCCACAGACGCTTGACACGAAAGTCAACCTAAGTTAAAGTAAACCAAGAAAATCGGCAAAAGTTTAAAAGAACTGTGGCGTTTCCTGATAATTATTGTTTAGCAGCTACAACTTGACACACATAAGCACGCTTTACAACAATTAGTCATGGTTCAACTGATGTAACGAGCGTCGTTTTAGCGCCTTGCGTTACACAACGGAAAATTCGCGGAGAAAATGCCTCTGTCACAAGAGCGTGGGACACAACAGGCAACAGGGCTAAATGACGTCACAAAATGGGTCACATTCTCACGACATAAATTTTGCACATACTTTTTATATCATTGACCATACATTATGTCGATCTGCGCTTTGACgagctagaatggcgacctcgcaccggaaatcaaacgagttgcaAACAACATTAGTTTAAAGCTCTGTTGCGGCGTCACCGTCGTTGTTCTCGAATGACGTTTCTATATTTTGCATAGTACATTAATCTGACGCTCTGTTGCGGCGTCACTGACGTAGCGTCACTGAAGCCACAGACGCTTGACACGAAAGTCAACCTAAGTTAAAGTAAACCAAAAAAATCGGCAAAAGTTTAAAAGAACTGTGGCGTTTCCTGATAATTATTGTTTAGCAGCTACAACTTGACACACATACGCACGCTTTACAACAATTAGTCATGGTTCAAATAGCGTAACGAGCGTCGTTTTAGCGCCTTGCGTTACACAACGGAAAATTCGCGGAGAAAATGCCTCTGTCACAAGAGCGTGGGACACAACAGAACCAGGGCTAAACGACGTTACAAAATGGGTCACATTCTCACGACATTAATTTGGTACATATTTTATCTTTGACCATACATTATGTCGATCTGTGCTTTGGCGCAATTCCACAATAAGACTGCTTTTCCACTTGGGATCTATCTGGGAAGATACGTGTCGAGGGTTTTTTATAAAGGCTTATATAAGGTCTAAAAGTAAGTGATAACCTAGAGGTCAATACGTCCGCCTCCcaaatttattattacatttttccAACATCTCAACCTTTAATCTAAACCTCATAGtctttttattgatattatggAGTTTATATGGGAAAAGATAGATTACTGATATAATTTATCAGTGTCTGACAATCAGTAGAGACTAGAGGCGTACGTACGCAACGATGGTTATCTTCCTTAACCTTTGTTGGTTAAAGGTGAACCGGTAACAATGTTAGATTAATCAACTTGTTAATCAAGTGCTAATCATTGTGATCTGATAATTGAGGTTATTACACGCATGTGTATCTAAATAAGGTACCTGGGTCCAATATGGCCACCTTAAGGTTTCGTGTctattttttcatgtttttgaaGACTAGAGGGCATGTCATAGTATTTATCTCAAAGAGTACCTATTAAACTATATTAATACTGAAAAAAGTatgaaaaacatttaatagttacagattttctttactttttattgtaattagcttaatctaaatttataaaaggtaaagctgactgactgacttatctatagacgcacagcgcaaactgctagacggatagggctgaaatttaacatgcaaatacttatattatgaagacatccgctaagaaaggatttttgaaagttcaaaccttagaggggtaaaataggagtttgaaatttgtgtacttagtccacacggatgaagtcgctagTTAGTTATAAATTAGCTTAGCCGCAACTTCACgtgatataataatttatagaatTTAGTACTTGGGTAACTTAGGTAAccaggtgcgggatagcgcgggtaacgcgcgggtgtgcgggacgtcctcataccccgattgccatctcaacctgtcgcgtactatatgaaTCGGATCATTAATTCCGGATATCACCCCCTAAATATAACTAACAATTAAGTAATGCTTCAATTATAGGAGAAATAATTGcagtaataaatgaaaaaagttAATTTGTATCTTAAATAAGCTCACTAAAGCTTTTATAATCAATATTGATCAGAAAGAAGCATTCAAAGGCAATAAAACTTGCGTAACCCAATAAATCCATAAAATGTTCATGTCTATAAGGTTCCCATACATCCATAATGAGTAATGATTATCTAATGACACTTATTGCGTAATAGAAAGCGCCGATACACTTGACCGGCAGCTTTCACCGTCTCAGCGTCTACTAGCTGCTCAGTGCGGTTTCACTCGCTTTTTACGGTAGCTAGCTTTTTATTccactttttatttatcttcTACGCTTGGATTGATGTAACGTTGAGATTAGATACCATTTGATCGAAATGACAAAAAGGTAATTTTTTAGAGtcaataaaatgaataaacaaataatcagtacctacccatattataaatgtgaaagtgtgtttgtttgtttgtccttcaatcacgttgcagcagagcaacggatcaacgtgattttt
Proteins encoded in this region:
- the LOC117988996 gene encoding mucin-2-like, which encodes CNTKQLTRYFRQQAAKERRPFLRRTKATAPPDTTDVDTTTSAAETTTNRFTRRGNNRFKTQKTEEKPRENEAEKPSSNGVAARSDRPRNFVRRRFGGANSSTTTAKPTSLVPLRRGPFRVASRRRPLFSTTTTTTTKPTTALLESDEFLQDIDIGDIDAIEDPSLKPSTTQRPTTNVQRRRPLVQLKSEDQNQAATNEEEKKRQSKKYSSSFKQNQLDEILRIKSSAEEIDVTTEGKTTITTTTHYQEDISAETAVALAAHQLLGAPVPVIPDYDDEPKSTRRPAQTIVDYKFTSPEYTEDYTRTQSYDAYTRTPSYTTSVKFAETPTGTYASLQTDEVPSSTKSSLDTDTSLPAFTTTRAYTSRFSRPTFDATNTDPTIPGVTLSLGSEGSGESTARYTNFPTESTLLPYTSSNYEPRASRTGFSTTNPTTATVNFRESTLKYTNTERDVSPTYPTGFTSRVSRPAGFSPNLVNIDEVNDKSTVRFSPSEAPSTARYDASSDKIPASLVFGYSTGGQGLREPSYFTREYLLESPVTKSYDDEYQYLSPKVTTPQPSSRKPVRRKFVNRRISTTQSPTSALPQTTLKPRRTTIKPFEKIPVKDIPVVKDSDLKESVQTIQRTVGTEKRPIEKFRKPTVQKLEESGRVGKPISDYDYYDDGQEKFVQNLKQDKKVILLKTGYQVSIKAPPRTDDAPPRNFIVFFGNIECLDIGNFPHPTSCKKFISCARMESGEVRGWEYVCPKGLSFDPVGGICNWSAGLGCNEKDA